DNA sequence from the Mangifera indica cultivar Alphonso chromosome 18, CATAS_Mindica_2.1, whole genome shotgun sequence genome:
TGTTTGTAAAGTCACCAACCTTACCTGTTTCAGATAGTATTCTGCATTGATTTTAGGTTTTCATTTTGTTGGCTAACGGCCCCTTACGGTTCTAAACAATTTTCACTGAAGTTGAAACTgaaataaatcaatttgaatttgcatTAATTGTTAGGAGTTTTTGTTAGGGTTAGATATTctggttttgaaattttcagaaaaatgtTTGAATAATCTACATTTTCGATGATCACATGTGATTCACTCTCGCCATGCAAATCACGCGTGGTCGGAAGAGTTGGAGACAGGGTGCttttgagatttttcaaacAGTCTATGTCAAGTGGGTTTGTGTGGTGGGGAGCTAAGTGTGGGATTTTAATACATGGGGGTTTTTTACCTGAGCTGACATGCCGGTTGCGTGGTGGAGGTTTATGTAGTTTTCCACCACATGTGGTGGGGGTGTTCATAATTTAAcggttttttcatatttttcattttaaggaacaaattaaaatttttttattaaaaatttctttttatacatagttttccaatttttttgtttatttttctccaTTAAACATGCATTATCAAATTtgacctattttaatttattttctttcataaaataacttttagatacaagaaaaaaatataaaattcggTCAAATTGAGTcacatattatcaatattatcgtatttttaaaaacatattaatgatggtatattatatatacatgttttatgtctttttttaatctgaattttatgagtatttttcataaatatatttttttattatttatcatattatatttatataattcatatattattatcattttttatatatatatatgctaactaaactgataataataaaaaaagaagatgagagggaaaaaaaaaaaatgatgaagtcaaaatttaatttttgtataagtAGAGTATAAATGTATTAACTTTATtgcatatattatatgatatgatttaaactaaatacctttttcatctttaaaaatgggtgaaaaaatgatttttgcaAATTTAGAGGTAAATAAAGCGTTGCGAGTTAGATTTcaactgaattaaattcaaatccgcaataaaagtattttaacttaaatcttttaaaaagagttaaatttaattcttgAGTTTAAGTTCGAATCgaattttaaactcaattcgatagtgtaattaaataaatgatcTAAAATAGTGTTATTTTGatccatattaattaaaataatattattttaatcgatttatattaaaattttgtgaagTTACAAGCGTGACAAACTATACACCCATAAAACTTGGGTacggtttgaatttaaatttaaaaatatttaattcttcgATTGGAGTTCAAacttgtttgaattaaatttattttaaacttatttaattttaaccaaacttaaataaatttgattcaaatctaagCGTAAAAATGATGAGCCCAGATTCAGTGGAAAGTGGTATTAAGCTTCTTTTTGAAGTGAAAgtataattacaaaattggtGGAATTTATGCCTCGGTAGTCCAAACACCAAAGAAACGAAGAGCCGATTCAAAAGCACCAAAAAGCCAAAACAAAGTCCTGCTCTTTacaacttcatcctcatcttcatcttcttcttcttcatcatcttcatctttcgGCGCATATTGCTTTTGCGTTTAGTTCCAAATattctctcttttgtttttattattattatttgaaattcaTTTTACTCTTCTATTTTAGCTGCTaatagagagaaagaaatgacAAACCCTATGGACCGGCTCCGATCCAATCTCTCTCGGGTTCGGATCCCCGAACCAACCAATCGCATCTTCAAGCGGGAGTGTTGCATATCCTTCGACACTCCGGtattttcctctctttttcttgCGATTTTCTCTTTGCTTCTCCAGATAGCTtaggaaaaattaaacaagtagTTACTGTTTGCTGTTAGGCATAAAGGAAGGGAAATATAGGAACTAGTTTAAGATAGTTTGCAACTAGGAAATGTTGTATATTAGCGTATTAGATATGTTTGTTTGGCGTCCGAGAAGGTTCTGGAaatggaagagagagagagagaactcTAAGATTTTCTTAGGCATGATTGCTATGCTGAAATGAAATGTACTAGCTCTGCTGCGTTTAGACAATGCTACTATGTATCTGCTTGTTTAATTTGTGTTGGTTGTGGTGGTTTTGTTTGCATAGCTTGGAGTAATTGTGGAATAATCAGAAAATGTtgcatttttgttaatttttaattttttcttagcTGTGATGTAGAGGATGGAGTTCAACAAATGCTCCGGGGAATCAACAGGGGCCTAGAGTTATTTTTAACCCCAATCTGAGTCTTGCTTGAGAAGTTTCTTAAATCTGATATGTTTTGAAATACAAAAGGGAAATCAAATAATTGACTTGTGTGAGAAAGACCATTGCATGTAAATGAATTCACTCGCTTTTGCTTCATTTGACTTGCCAGTTGGGGAGGGAGTTAATAGTTTCTAAGTTCTAGCTCCCTCTCTGGTTCTTTATAGTTTTATGTTCTAATTGAGTTATTGTGATAAGGTTAACTGTTTGAGCTATAGGAAGTTTATAGTTTTGTCAAGGCTTGTTTATCTTCACTTTTTCTCTGTTTAATTGgctatattttatatcattgtGGTGCATCATGTTGACTCTGGGGATAAATTTCAGAGATCTGAAGGTGGGTTGTTCATCGACCTGAATACATTTCTTGCTTATGGGAAAGACTATGTTGGTTGGAACTTCGAGAAGAATGGAAACCCTGTTTATTTGCATATAAAGCAAACAAGAAAGTTGATTCCTGAAGATAGGCCTTTAAAAAAACCAACTCATTTGGCTATAGGTATTTAAACAAGATGCTCTGTTCTATAATTTGATAGCATTATTGGGTATGTGAATTATAATGTTTTCATGGTTGAGATATGTTCATTTATACTCTCTCTGTGTGTCTAATCCTGCACCTATTTTTGTAAAAGAAGGCCATGCTTGATGCTATTGATTGTATATCCAATTGTTATTGGCTGTTTGAGGAGAAATATAAAGTATCTTTGTGGTTTACTTTCAGGTGTTGAAGGGGGATTTGACAATAATGAAACTGAGTATGACGAAACTCATAATATAGTCATATTGCCTGATTATGTAATCCTTCCTTTTCCTTCCGTGGAGTTACCTGAGAAGgtaattgttgtttttatcaTCTATTATTTAATGTACAAATGTTTCTATCATCTCAAGAAAAgatcttattttgatttttccaTGTGAAACATTGCAGGTAAGGTTGGCGGTGGATGCCATCTTAATGGCTGAGGGTGCTGAGAGGAAAGAGCAAGTTGCAGCATGGACAGCTGATAAGAAGCAAACTAGTGCATATGCAATGAATTTGCGACAGATCAACAATGGAGTTATTGTTCCGCCATCTGGGTGGAAATGCGCTAAGTGCGATAAACGGGATAATCTATGGTTGAACCTTACTGATGGAATGATCCTTTGTGGGAGGAAAAATTGGGATGGAACCGGTGGAAATAACCATGCCTTTGAACACTATAAGGAGACAGGCTACCCTCTTGCTGTAAAGCTTGGGACAATTACTGCTGATCTAGAAGGATCAGGTGATGCTTCCTTATAGACTAGGAAACTTTTCTTCAGTTATTACTTACATCTAATTTTGTGCTTGTTCACACTCTAATTGCCTTTCATGACATACCAAAAATCTTATTGTGAAAtttatttagggtttcatttgAAAGTAATTTTCTTCAAACTTTGAGTAAACTTGAAAACCGTTAGGTAATGAGTTCTGCTAGACAAATGAGTTTTACAAAGGCAACAAATAAGCTGTTGCAGATGCCATTTACATCTAGgtgattattttgaattagaaaatgTTGCTTTGCATTGTAAAGCATTTTGGAGTCTGAAATAACCTGAAGACTGAATGATTTTTTCGTAGTTCAATTTATCTGATACAACTGATTTTCATTCTAATTTTGCATTAATATTTGTTCTGAGATGTATTGAAAACTGATCATGGGTAAATTATCGTGGCAGCTCAGATGTTTTCTCTTATCCCGAGGATGATAGTGTCTTGGATCCACTTTTAGCACAGCATCTGGCATTTTTTGGCATTGATTTTTCATCACTAAAGAAGGTAAATTATATATGTGGAACAGCACTTGAGACCTAGTACTTGTTTAAACATGGCATTTTCATTCTCATAGGAGCAATGTAAATTTCCCATGTAAAGCAACACTTTTGCTATTCATCTCTTACCGTATCTTGTTTCTTGATTGTTAGCCCGTATTTCTACATTGAATACATTTGGCATTTTGACACAAAGTATAGCTTTACtttattacataaattaattagatCTTATTACAAGTCAATCTCACTTATCTTCAGACTGAAATGACAACTGCTGAAAGGGAACTTGACCAAAATACCAACTTTGATTGGAATCGTATTCAAGAAAGTGGACAGGAAGTGGAACCCCTTTTTGGGCCAGGATATACAGGACTTGCCAATCTTGGAAACAGGTAATAAGCTCCCTGTGGGTTGTTGTTATGGGCAATGTATTGGTGAAGTAACTTGTTTGCTGGCTCTGTTTTCTTGCAGCTGCTACCTGGCAGCTACCATGCAAGTTGTGTTCTCAACACGTTCCTTCTGTTCACGGTCAGTTTGCATTTATTAATATATGCGTGTACCATTATCTTGTGGATAAATACTATCCACTTACTTCCCTTTGGAAATTGTTTATGCTAAATCACTTGATTTCATTTTGGTGTCCTAATTCTTTCAGGTACTATGtgaaccaaaatttaaaattggcaTTTGGGGCTGCTCCTGCAGATCCCACTGTGGACCTAAATATGCAGTTGTAAGTGATCAACactatctttttaaaatttgttccAATTGGTTGTGTTAATTAGGTTGATAATTGTATTGCTAATTGGAACTTTGTTCCTTGTGTGACATATTGCAACCCATAGCACTCTAGAAATGTATCTTTACTCTCTTACTAGAACTGGTATGTCTTCTGTTTGGTATACATGTTAAGTGATTCAAAGtaaattttatggttttttctGATGCTGCTTCTTTTGAGTTTTCCTTTAGTGAAAGACATCTAATATGATTAACAATGACTTAAATTTGGGTTGAAGTTGTTAAATGGCGGATTTGGATTAGTTATGATTGTTCTAATTCTTCCTCCTTTTGTGGCAGAACAAAGCTAGGACATGGTTTGCTCTCTGGAAAATACTCTATTCCAGCTCTGGAGGTAAATATACTATCTTAATTTGGAGTTCTGTGCATCTTTTGCCCGGCTGATTTACTTTTGTTTAACTTCTTTTTCAGAAAGATGATAGTGCCAATACTGCAACTACAACGGATACTGTAAAGTTTCTCCTGACCATTCTGTTCAAATTCCAAGTTTGCTTATACTCTTGAGATTCTTAAGTTGCATCATGAAATTGCCAATAATTAATCGACACGATTATATCTGAGACTCTGTTTTAATTCATTCATTGGTGTCTTAGAAATCAAACTCAACTTCTTTTAATGCAACTTACGTGTGTTTAATTGCTTCTACCTTCATCATTTATGATCTATTAGTTATGTAGTTTGATTCAAAGGATTGGTTGCTGCTTACCCATTTATTTGCAGATTAATTTTTCATGCGCGCacgcgcgcacacacacacacacacacacatatatatattgacaATCATTGTTTactatcttttaatttttgcttcCTTTTTCCCACCTTAAAAATATTCAGAAACAGGAAGGGATACCTCCTCGTATGTTTAAAGCAGTTATTGCTGCCAGCCATCCAGAATTTTCTTCTATGAGACAGCAGGTATGTTAACAATAGCTCTATTACTTGGATCTTTTTTTATTTCGGATCCAATTTTTTGCCACACTCTCATAGTATTCCCACATACATCTCCTGTACATAAGGGATTTAAGTAAACGACATATGGTATATGAACCACCTTATTTGTTGAGATATGGATGCCATCTTTTGAATGGACAATAATTTTAGGGGGTAATCTGTCTGATGCTGTTGTTGTTCTGCAGTAAATGAGCATCAGTTCGGTGGGATGTCATAACCTATGCACATCAGGTTGTGTGTAACTAGCTTATGTAACTGCTTGACATCTTTTTGCTTGCAGGATGCTTTGgaatttttcttacattttgtTGATCAAGTTGAACGTGTTCATTCTGGAAAACCTGATTTGGATCCCTCAAAAAGTTTCAAGTTTGGCATTGAAGATCGTATTGCATGTTCATCTGGCAAGGTTGCTTACAACAGAAGGCATGACTACATTCTTTCTTTGAATATTCCGCTGCATGAAGCTATTaataaaggtaattttggtCTTTTTTCTTTGAGACATACTTTCTAGAGTTAGtattctaatgattttactgTTCAATAATTCAGAAGAAGTACAAGCTTTCCACAAATTGAAAGCAGAAAAGATTTCTGAAGGAAAGGATGTGTAAGTTTAAATGGTTTAAAGGtcatactttttttattatgttagaATTATTTCTAAGTATATCTGCTTCTAGCAGGTCCAGTGATGAGATTGTACGTCCAAGGGTTCCTCTAGAAGCATGTCTAGCAGCCTTTTCAGCCCCTGAGGAGATAAGCGATTTTTATACCACTGCGTTGAAAGCTAAGACAACAGCGATCAAGTAAGATTTTGATCTTTCACAAGCTTCCATGTTATTTTTACCAGGTTATGGTGACAGTAAATATAAGTTTGGACAAAACTTTATCATGTGCCCATCCAGATTAACATGAAAGGTTAGGTCCTATGTTAATCTGAATTCAAGTCAGAATTGACCATTTATTGCTccttaaatgaattttttgttgttatggGTTTGTCACAAAGTAAGGATGAATAAGGCTTGTTCATACGAACCATGAATTGATAATTGATTATAAGATGGCCGCCACCATTAAAATGTTCATAGTCACATTGACATGTATTTGGCAATGCAGGAATGCTGGTTTGACATCATTTCCTGACTATTTGGTGTTGCACATGCG
Encoded proteins:
- the LOC123202153 gene encoding ubiquitin carboxyl-terminal hydrolase 14-like isoform X4 produces the protein MTNPMDRLRSNLSRVRIPEPTNRIFKRECCISFDTPRSEGGLFIDLNTFLAYGKDYVGWNFEKNGNPVYLHIKQTRKLIPEDRPLKKPTHLAIGVEGGFDNNETEYDETHNIVILPDYVILPFPSVELPEKVRLAVDAILMAEGAERKEQVAAWTADKKQTSAYAMNLRQINNGVIVPPSGWKCAKCDKRDNLWLNLTDGMILCGRKNWDGTGGNNHAFEHYKETGYPLAVKLGTITADLEGSDVFSYPEDDSVLDPLLAQHLAFFGIDFSSLKKTEMTTAERELDQNTNFDWNRIQESGQEVEPLFGPGYTGLANLGNSCYLAATMQVVFSTRSFCSRYYVNQNLKLAFGAAPADPTVDLNMQLTKLGHGLLSGKYSIPALEKQEGIPPRMFKAVIAASHPEFSSMRQQDALEFFLHFVDQVERVHSGKPDLDPSKSFKFGIEDRIACSSGKVAYNRRHDYILSLNIPLHEAINKEEVQAFHKLKAEKISEGKDVSSDEIVRPRVPLEACLAAFSAPEEISDFYTTALKAKTTAIKNAGLTSFPDYLVLHMRKFVMEEGWVPKKLDVYIDVPDIIDISHMRSKGLQPGEELLPEGGPEDEAELNMPVASEDIVCQLVSMGFNHLHCQKAAIKTSNTGVEAAMNWLLSHMDDPDIDLPISQQSQGATIDQSKVDTLISFGFQEEIAQKALKASGGDIEKATDWIFNNPDASASSDMDATSSGTAQTLVDAGLTDGGGKYRLFGIVSHIGTSTQCGHYVAHILKDGRWVIFNDDKVGASVNPPKDMGYLYFFERLNS
- the LOC123202153 gene encoding ubiquitin carboxyl-terminal hydrolase 14-like isoform X2 — encoded protein: MTNPMDRLRSNLSRVRIPEPTNRIFKRECCISFDTPRSEGGLFIDLNTFLAYGKDYVGWNFEKNGNPVYLHIKQTRKLIPEDRPLKKPTHLAIGVEGGFDNNETEYDETHNIVILPDYVILPFPSVELPEKVRLAVDAILMAEGAERKEQVAAWTADKKQTSAYAMNLRQINNGVIVPPSGWKCAKCDKRDNLWLNLTDGMILCGRKNWDGTGGNNHAFEHYKETGYPLAVKLGTITADLEGSDVFSYPEDDSVLDPLLAQHLAFFGIDFSSLKKTEMTTAERELDQNTNFDWNRIQESGQEVEPLFGPGYTGLANLGNSCYLAATMQVVFSTRSFCSRYYVNQNLKLAFGAAPADPTVDLNMQLTKLGHGLLSGKYSIPALEKDDSANTATTTDTKQEGIPPRMFKAVIAASHPEFSSMRQQDALEFFLHFVDQVERVHSGKPDLDPSKSFKFGIEDRIACSSGKVAYNRRHDYILSLNIPLHEAINKEEVQAFHKLKAEKISEGKDVSSDEIVRPRVPLEACLAAFSAPEEISDFYTTALKAKTTAIKNAGLTSFPDYLVLHMRKFVMEEGWVPKKLDVYIDVPDIIDISHMRSKGLQPGEELLPEGGPEDEAELNMPVASEDIVCQLVSMGFNHLHCQKAAIKTSNTGVEAAMNWLLSHMDDPDIDLPISQQSQGATIDQSKVDTLISFGFQEEIAQKALKASGGDIEKATDWIFNNPDASASSDMDATSSGTAQTLVDAGLTDGGGKYRLFGIVSHIGTSTQCGHYVAHILKDGRWVIFNDDKVGASVNPPKDMGYLYFFERLNS
- the LOC123202153 gene encoding ubiquitin carboxyl-terminal hydrolase 14-like isoform X1, which translates into the protein MTNPMDRLRSNLSRVRIPEPTNRIFKRECCISFDTPRSEGGLFIDLNTFLAYGKDYVGWNFEKNGNPVYLHIKQTRKLIPEDRPLKKPTHLAIGVEGGFDNNETEYDETHNIVILPDYVILPFPSVELPEKVRLAVDAILMAEGAERKEQVAAWTADKKQTSAYAMNLRQINNGVIVPPSGWKCAKCDKRDNLWLNLTDGMILCGRKNWDGTGGNNHAFEHYKETGYPLAVKLGTITADLEGSDVFSYPEDDSVLDPLLAQHLAFFGIDFSSLKKTEMTTAERELDQNTNFDWNRIQESGQEVEPLFGPGYTGLANLGNSCYLAATMQVVFSTRSFCSRYYVNQNLKLAFGAAPADPTVDLNMQLTKLGHGLLSGKYSIPALEKDDSANTATTTDTKQEGIPPRMFKAVIAASHPEFSSMRQQDALEFFLHFVDQVERVHSGKPDLDPSKSFKFGIEDRIACSSGKVAYNRRHDYILSLNIPLHEAINKEEVQAFHKLKAEKISEGKDVRSSDEIVRPRVPLEACLAAFSAPEEISDFYTTALKAKTTAIKNAGLTSFPDYLVLHMRKFVMEEGWVPKKLDVYIDVPDIIDISHMRSKGLQPGEELLPEGGPEDEAELNMPVASEDIVCQLVSMGFNHLHCQKAAIKTSNTGVEAAMNWLLSHMDDPDIDLPISQQSQGATIDQSKVDTLISFGFQEEIAQKALKASGGDIEKATDWIFNNPDASASSDMDATSSGTAQTLVDAGLTDGGGKYRLFGIVSHIGTSTQCGHYVAHILKDGRWVIFNDDKVGASVNPPKDMGYLYFFERLNS
- the LOC123202153 gene encoding ubiquitin carboxyl-terminal hydrolase 14-like isoform X3 gives rise to the protein MTNPMDRLRSNLSRVRIPEPTNRIFKRECCISFDTPRSEGGLFIDLNTFLAYGKDYVGWNFEKNGNPVYLHIKQTRKLIPEDRPLKKPTHLAIGVEGGFDNNETEYDETHNIVILPDYVILPFPSVELPEKVRLAVDAILMAEGAERKEQVAAWTADKKQTSAYAMNLRQINNGVIVPPSGWKCAKCDKRDNLWLNLTDGMILCGRKNWDGTGGNNHAFEHYKETGYPLAVKLGTITADLEGSDVFSYPEDDSVLDPLLAQHLAFFGIDFSSLKKTEMTTAERELDQNTNFDWNRIQESGQEVEPLFGPGYTGLANLGNSCYLAATMQVVFSTRSFCSRYYVNQNLKLAFGAAPADPTVDLNMQLTKLGHGLLSGKYSIPALEKQEGIPPRMFKAVIAASHPEFSSMRQQDALEFFLHFVDQVERVHSGKPDLDPSKSFKFGIEDRIACSSGKVAYNRRHDYILSLNIPLHEAINKEEVQAFHKLKAEKISEGKDVRSSDEIVRPRVPLEACLAAFSAPEEISDFYTTALKAKTTAIKNAGLTSFPDYLVLHMRKFVMEEGWVPKKLDVYIDVPDIIDISHMRSKGLQPGEELLPEGGPEDEAELNMPVASEDIVCQLVSMGFNHLHCQKAAIKTSNTGVEAAMNWLLSHMDDPDIDLPISQQSQGATIDQSKVDTLISFGFQEEIAQKALKASGGDIEKATDWIFNNPDASASSDMDATSSGTAQTLVDAGLTDGGGKYRLFGIVSHIGTSTQCGHYVAHILKDGRWVIFNDDKVGASVNPPKDMGYLYFFERLNS